tttcttctccatgagatcttctcgacccagagatcctacccaggtatcccgcattgtagacagacactaccgtcagagccaccagggcagaTGGGCTGACTGGGGGTTAAacatgggggaggggcagggcaggagtTGGGAGGTGGGACGTCCGGTGTCACGGGACATGAGCTGCCATAGTAACAGGCCTCCCTGCCTTGCATCCAATCAGAGATGGACAGTGTCTGTGACGTCAGGGAAAGCCGGGCCTATAAATTCGGCCAACGGCCTTCAACGGCCTCACTGTTCTTCTGGGCTGCACTATGGAGAATGGTGGCGCTGCCGTGTTGGAACCATCCTCTGACAGCCATGAGGAAGACGTGATCACCATAGAAACCAGCACCTCCGAAACTGAGCCCTCTGAAACGGAGATGGTGAAAGCAGAGACCTCGAAACCAGAGCCGAATGATGCGGAACCAAAAAAGGCGAAGCAGAAGACAGCTAAGGGCCGCCGTTGCCGTCGCCGCCACTGCCGTCAGGGCAATTTCTCAAGCTTTGCTACCTATTTCCCTAGGGTGCTGAAGCAAGTACATACAGGCCTGAGTCTTTCCCGTGAGTCCGTGAACGTCCTGGATTCGTTTGTGAAAGATATGTTCGAGCGGATTGCCGAAGAGGCCGGGCGCCTGGCCCACAGCAACAAGCGCTGCACCATCATGACCGAAGACATCCAGACATCTGTGCGTCTTCTGTTGCCTGGGGAGCTCGGCAAGTATGCCACGTCCGAGGCCACCAAGTCGGTCATCAGATACCACCTCTGCAGATGAACTGCCCCAGGACTGTCTGACCATCGCAAACCAGACTTAAGGGTTCTCCCCTTGGGCCctatatttaatctttaaaacatttctaccccaaagaaaacattaaaaacctCATTAACTTTGCTTCAGTATGTGTCGGTTGTGTCATTTGTTCGATGGAGAATTGTGTCCTTTTTTCTTAACACATTGCAACTCGTCCCTTTCCTAAATGGTTATTTCTATTCGTGGTTTCTCAGTGATTTTAGGGATCTTTATGGTCAAAGTTCTGTCCCTAAAAGTTTCATTggccttttccattttcattctccCATCTCTATCTAGGTATCATCCAGAGATTTTTATATGGGTATAGCAACCGATAAAAACCAGTGTggtcttcccgggtggctcagcagtaaacaatccgcctgcaatgcaggagtcgcaggagagacagggtccatccctgggtcataaagatccccgggaggagggcatggcaaccctctccagtattctttcctggagaatcccatggagagaggagcctggtgggctacagtccatagggtctgcaAGAGTCGAGCACCACTGAAGCAAGGTAGCAGGCAGGCTCACacagagcagtgtgtgtgtgtgtgtgtgtgtgtgtgtgtgctcagtcactcagacatgtccagctctttctgaccccatg
The genomic region above belongs to Ovis canadensis isolate MfBH-ARS-UI-01 breed Bighorn chromosome X, ARS-UI_OviCan_v2, whole genome shotgun sequence and contains:
- the LOC138930871 gene encoding histone H2B 1/2-like, whose amino-acid sequence is MENGGAAVLEPSSDSHEEDVITIETSTSETEPSETEMVKAETSKPEPNDAEPKKAKQKTAKGRRCRRRHCRQGNFSSFATYFPRVLKQVHTGLSLSRESVNVLDSFVKDMFERIAEEAGRLAHSNKRCTIMTEDIQTSVRLLLPGELGKYATSEATKSVIRYHLCR